One window of Aliarcobacter lanthieri genomic DNA carries:
- a CDS encoding trimeric intracellular cation channel family protein — protein MSALEIADIIGIISFALSGFLIAVHCKLDILGVFISAFLTAFGGGMTRDVLVDRTPYVFTSNLPLSLVIATVLIAMLFKLHKITNLEGKWAFIVSDAIGLSSFAITGSIIAIESGFNFLSVIVLAFITAVGGGTIRDVLINRMPFILVSEFYATVALIIGSMVYILEMFDMRNLMTLIIVFIFGVLLRVYAVYKKWNLPTLSK, from the coding sequence ATGAGTGCACTAGAAATTGCTGATATTATAGGAATAATATCTTTTGCATTAAGTGGATTTTTAATAGCAGTCCACTGTAAACTTGATATATTAGGAGTTTTTATCTCTGCATTTTTAACTGCTTTTGGTGGTGGAATGACAAGAGATGTTTTAGTGGATAGAACTCCTTATGTCTTTACTTCAAATCTTCCACTTAGTCTTGTGATTGCAACAGTTTTAATTGCAATGCTTTTTAAACTTCATAAAATTACAAATTTAGAGGGGAAATGGGCATTTATAGTTTCAGATGCTATTGGTTTATCATCTTTTGCAATAACTGGTTCAATTATTGCCATAGAAAGTGGCTTTAACTTTTTAAGTGTTATAGTCTTAGCATTTATAACAGCTGTTGGTGGTGGAACAATCAGAGATGTTCTAATCAATAGAATGCCTTTTATATTAGTTTCAGAGTTTTATGCAACAGTTGCTTTAATTATTGGCTCTATGGTTTATATTCTAGAGATGTTTGATATGAGAAATCTTATGACTCTTATTATAGTCTTTATTTTTGGAGTACTTTTAAGAGTTTATGCAGTTTATAAAAAATGGAATTTACCTACTTTATCAAAATAA
- a CDS encoding FAD-dependent thymidylate synthase, whose protein sequence is MIDLINKKENIFGDSIAFVENWDFSKANLNEENRILAITQVASICYQNPKALGSESLYNRLMAESMGLPSSSFEFVPVLLDYENPKHQEILKLEYSNSKRFGEILDDRYLLTNYRALVYDFENDKDKFSFDIRTIFNTKEECEIIKEYFKVFLFKVDFPTRSQMVRHRVCWQELSRRYVSGKKVPFEFYISEKLKANEKVQNFIKESEELYFELLEQGVKPQEARRVIPQMGYTQIWGAFQPKQLDNYFKLRLDNHAQWEIRQTALAMQELLG, encoded by the coding sequence ATGATAGATTTGATAAATAAAAAAGAGAATATTTTTGGAGATAGTATTGCTTTTGTAGAAAATTGGGATTTTTCAAAAGCAAATTTAAATGAAGAAAATAGAATTTTAGCTATAACTCAAGTAGCATCTATTTGTTACCAAAATCCAAAAGCATTAGGAAGTGAAAGTCTTTATAATAGACTTATGGCTGAAAGTATGGGATTACCAAGTTCAAGTTTTGAGTTTGTACCAGTTTTACTTGATTATGAAAATCCTAAGCATCAAGAGATTTTAAAATTGGAATATTCAAACTCTAAAAGATTTGGTGAGATTTTAGATGATAGATATTTACTTACAAATTATAGAGCTTTAGTTTATGATTTTGAAAATGACAAAGATAAATTTAGCTTTGATATACGAACTATTTTTAATACAAAAGAAGAGTGTGAAATAATAAAAGAATATTTCAAAGTATTTTTATTTAAAGTAGATTTCCCAACAAGAAGTCAAATGGTAAGACATAGAGTTTGTTGGCAAGAGCTTTCAAGAAGATATGTAAGTGGTAAAAAAGTACCATTTGAATTCTATATTAGTGAAAAACTAAAAGCAAATGAAAAAGTACAAAACTTCATAAAAGAGAGTGAAGAATTGTATTTTGAACTACTTGAGCAAGGTGTAAAACCACAAGAGGCTAGAAGAGTAATACCACAAATGGGATACACTCAAATTTGGGGAGCATTCCAACCAAAACAATTAGATAATTATTTTAAATTAAGACTTGATAATCATGCCCAATGGGAGATTAGACAAACTGCACTTGCTATGCAAGAGCTTTTAGGATGA